CACGCCGATCGTCGGGCCGTGGTAGCCGTTGCACCACGTCACGTAGTATTTGTCCCCGATCTGAGCCACACGCGGGTCGTAGCCGTAGACCCACTCCGAGATCTCGGCGTCGCCGCCCACCAGGTTGAAGTCCTCCTCGCGGATGTCCCAGTCGATGCCGTCCACCGAGAAGCCCGCATGGATGCGCATGCGGCGGTTCGTGTCGTCGCAGCGGAAAACACCCGCATAGTTGTACTTGCCCTTCTTAAACGGCACGACCGCCGAATTGAAGACCGAGTTGGAGGTCGAAAGCGCGTCGCGCCCGATGATCGGGTTGGCAGAATAGCGCCACATAACCTCCTTGCTCCCCGCGGGACGCTCTTCCCACGGCATATCCGGCAGTGCCGGGCCCATTATTTTCAGATTGCTCATGTTATTTGGTTGTTGGTTTATCATCATAGGTGAACGGTACGAACCAGGTCATCACAAAGGCGGGGATCGTCGCCAGCATGACCACGATGAAGAAGACGCCGTAGCCCTTCCAGTCGCTCAGGTAACCCGAAACGGCGCCGGTGAGCATCACCGAAAGGTTCATGATGCCCGAGGCGAAAGCGTAGTGCGCCATCTGGTGCCGACCCGGGGCCACCTGCTGCATCATGAAGAGCGTAAGTCCCACGAACCCGAACCCGTAGCCGAAATACTCCACGACGATGCCGCCGCCCACGAGCCACATCGACTGCGGCTGGAACCATGCCAGCAGCGCATAGACCGCGAACGGAAGGTTGAAAATGCAGCACAGCGTGAAGAGCGAGCGCCTCAGCCCGCGGTGGGCGATATAGTAGCCCGCGAGCAGCGATCCCAAAAGGAATGCCCCGGCGCCGAACGTGCCGTAGTACAACCCGATCTGCTGGTTGGTAAGCCCCAGCCCTCCGGCCGCGGTATCCGCCTTGAGGAACAACGGCACGATCTTCATCACGAAGCCCTCGCCCAGGCGGTAGAAGACGATGAAGGCGATGTAATACCAGATATGCTTTTTCGTGAAGAACGCCGCGATCACCTCCTTCAGGCTGCGCAGCCCTTCCCGCAGCGAATGTCCGTCAGCCGCACTTCCGCCCGACGGCAACTCGCGGCTGTGGTAAATACCCAGCAGGACGAGCAGGCCGCAAAGGATCGCCAGCACCACCGTCCACGACTGCACATAGGCATCGAAGGTCGCCGCCCCGGAATCGCTGAAACGCTTGCTGAGCCAGCCCGCGAACCAGACCAGGCCGCCCGTGGCGACCAGTTTCGCAAGGTTGTAGAACGCCCCCTGCCAGCCGATATACCGCGCCTGATCCTCGGTCGAGAGCTCCGACATGTAAACGCCGTCGGCCGCGATGTCGTGCGTGGCGCCACTGAAGGCCACCACCGCGAAGACCCCCACCGTGACGGCGAAGAAATGGGGCATATGCAGCGCCAGCGCAGCAAGGCCGAACAACACGCCGCTCAGGAGCTGCGTCGTGACGACGAAGAATTTTTTGGTGCGGAAAATTTCCAGGAAGGGGCTCCACAGGAATTTGATCGTCCACGGCCACATGATCAGCGACGTCCAGAACGCGATCCGGGCGTCGGAAATCCCCATATCCTTGAACATGACGGCCGAGACCATGTTCAGCACGACGAACGGAAGCCCCATCGCAAAATAGACCGTAGGCACCCAGGCCAGCGGCGAAGTTTTTTTAACTGTCGAAATCATCGGGTCTTCTCCGGTTTTAGGTTAGGGATGCACAAAGATAATAAAATCTTTCCGCACGCGATCGGTATTCCGGGCGGTTATCATCTTTGCATCCGTAAAGTAATACAATTTCGGGCGTAGGATTACTAAAGCGGCCGGCAATTTAATTCCCCGGGAAAGAAGACCGTGCAGCCGGCGGGTCTTGCGGCTCGCGACTGCACGGTCGTCAGAATCGAATCCTGCAGAGAAATCAATCTACATATACGATCTCCGTCGCGGCATTCTTGGTCAGGTGCGGAATATCCTGCCCTTTCTTGAGATAGAGCGACTTCACCTTCTCCCCACGATCGCATTTAAGAGTCTGGAGTGCCGGACAACCCGACACGTCGATCGAGGTTATCCCGTCATACCAAACATAGTAGGAGGCTACTGTCAGATCCAGCGATAGCAACTTGTTACCGATCATCGTAAACTTCTCGACATCCGCATAATCGGTTCCCAGCGGCGACAACGATTCGATCGGATTGTCTCCAAGATTAATCAAGGCCAACCCATAATTCTTGGTGCAATTCAATTCTTTTACCTTTGTCAAACCGGAAAGGTCTATTTCACTTAGATCATTACTCATGACATTGATCTTTTCCAGGTTCGTGAAGTTTTCGATCCCCTCCAGCGATGTCCATTGGGTACCATAGTAGCTGGGGTTATATGACAACTCGGTGGCGGCCAACCCTTTCTCCGTAATGATTCCGGAAGTAGACCCCAATGCGACGATCCAGCCCTGTTGTTGCAGCCACTTTACAAAATCCTTATCGACAAACGAAATCAGTGTCGCATTCGGATCTTTCTGGATAACGGACAACTCTTTGGTAATGCCAGCACCCTCAATCGTAATCTTACCTCCGCGACTGGTAGTTGCCGCTCCGAGATGGAATGTAAGCGTCTTCGTTTCCAGCCCACGGGTTTCGGGCACCTGCGTGATCCAATCGTCGCTAATCATTACTTTGTAATCTACATTGGCATTCACATCAACGGAGAAAGAACGCTCCGCAAGGTCAAACTCAAATGCCGTATCCTCGATATTGATTGCATATATCCGGTTCTGGGTCAGCGGAATATCGACCGACTGCCCCATGCCCGAGACCGTGACCACGGTCGAACGGTCATCGTAATCCGGGTTCTTGGCAACGGTAAACTTCAAGACCGTGTTGCCGAAAACGTCGTTGCGCCCGACATACGTGACCCAATCCCCGCCGCCGTCGGAAAACGCGACGGCCAATTCCGGAATGTTCGTATGCAGTTTGACCTGGATATCGGTGCTCAATGCTTCGACGGTCATATTCTCCTCGGAAAGAAGGGTCAGCGAATAGCCCGCTTCCGAAACGATTTTCAGGGGAGCGACAGCCGATCCCGTAAAGAACTTGAAGGCCGCTTCACGGCTCTCTTCGCTTGTATTCGGATCGATCGTGAAGGTTACCACATCGCCGCTCTTCCCGGCTTCGGCCGAAGGATGCACCCAGTCGCAGACACCTGCGAGCCGCCAGTCTCCCGAACTGGTTACGGTCACCTGCGTCGTCGTCCCGTCAGGCCCGGCGGGGATGGCATCGGGGGTAATGGATATCGTGGCCCGGGAAAGGTCGTCCGCCGTATCGTCGTCGGAACAGGCGCTGAGCGCACAGGCCACCGCTACAAACGCTATAAATATCTTTTTCATAAAATCTACGTTGTTTTAGGTTCTCAGTCGAACTGCACTCCCCGCAGCGGCGTGCTGCGGGGAGTACAGCACACAATCGGATTAAGGCAGTTTATAACGCGTTGCGTCGTTCTTTTTGTAATAATACTCGGGCATCAGCAGTTCCTCGTCATAGAGGCCCCGGGCAACAGACTGGCAACGGCTCACCTGGAACCGATAGTCGCTGAAATCGCTTACCAACGAATTGGTATGCCCCAGTGCGAAGAACATGTAATAGCCGTATCCGGCCTCCTTCTTCGAGCGGGCTGTGCCCTCGCTCGAATCCCCGCTGCCCCGGTTCAACTCGATCGACATGCCGGAGCACTGCTTGACGGTCATGCCCTGCATCGGCGCTGCGGTTCCCCCGTAATCGGCGACGGCATAGTCGACGAACATGCCCGGCTCGACCCCGTCGACAGAAGGCATCCGGCTATTGATACCGCCCAGATAGTAAACCATGACGGTTTTATCGGGCATGGCTTTCTTGGTTTCATAGAGCAGCCGGGAGGCGGCAGCCGACGACCACGGCGCAAACCAGGGATTGCTCAGGTCGGGAGAGTTCGAATACTCGTCGTCGAAACCGACGCCGTCGAGGTTGTAGGCATTGCAATAAGCGGCCAGCTCCTTGGCAAACTCGCGGCAGCCCATATCGGACAGCTGTGCCACGCCGGCGGCATCGTGGTTGCCCAGGATACCGAGGATCACCTTCATGCCACGCTTGCGCAACGGCTGCAGGAACTGCTCGTTGTTGTCCAGCAGGAACTGCACGTTGGGGTTGTTCAGCACATAGACCCGTCCCGTTTCCGCATTGTAATTGATATTGGCCGAAAAAAGGATGATGTCGTCGAAGAAGAGCTTGCCGCTGTCCTTGAGCACGAACTCCAGCGCATTGAGCGGGTTGGTGTCGTTGACCTCGAAATAGCACACGTTCCTCACGGCGTCGGGGCCCTTGTAAGCGTCGCCCTGGGCTCGCAGGTCTTTCACCAGATAGACCGCATGCTGCGCCTTTTCCGAGAGCGTGATACCCTCGGTCGAGGAGGTTGCCTTGAGCGGAAGCAGATAGGTCGTCCCCTCCTGCAATTCGCTGCCTGCGGCCAGGGTAACGCCCACCCCGACCGAACGGATCTCGTCCGGGGCCAGCAGCAGCTTGCCCTCGCGGTCGATGGCGACATTGGCCGCGGGGAAGAGTTCGAACTCCGTCCCGTGTTCGGCATTGTAGGTTTCCAGATAAGCGGGATCCATCTCGA
This Alistipes onderdonkii DNA region includes the following protein-coding sequences:
- a CDS encoding MFS transporter encodes the protein MISTVKKTSPLAWVPTVYFAMGLPFVVLNMVSAVMFKDMGISDARIAFWTSLIMWPWTIKFLWSPFLEIFRTKKFFVVTTQLLSGVLFGLAALALHMPHFFAVTVGVFAVVAFSGATHDIAADGVYMSELSTEDQARYIGWQGAFYNLAKLVATGGLVWFAGWLSKRFSDSGAATFDAYVQSWTVVLAILCGLLVLLGIYHSRELPSGGSAADGHSLREGLRSLKEVIAAFFTKKHIWYYIAFIVFYRLGEGFVMKIVPLFLKADTAAGGLGLTNQQIGLYYGTFGAGAFLLGSLLAGYYIAHRGLRRSLFTLCCIFNLPFAVYALLAWFQPQSMWLVGGGIVVEYFGYGFGFVGLTLFMMQQVAPGRHQMAHYAFASGIMNLSVMLTGAVSGYLSDWKGYGVFFIVVMLATIPAFVMTWFVPFTYDDKPTTK
- a CDS encoding BT_3987 domain-containing protein; protein product: MNTKKYLKYSILPLALMLGGLAFTACTDDIEGGKPVDEGAYDAVKRVDGMLLDVTSNKNESVIELRSDKHQTEVFFRLTKAPQKGVDVKIEMDPAYLETYNAEHGTEFELFPAANVAIDREGKLLLAPDEIRSVGVGVTLAAGSELQEGTTYLLPLKATSSTEGITLSEKAQHAVYLVKDLRAQGDAYKGPDAVRNVCYFEVNDTNPLNALEFVLKDSGKLFFDDIILFSANINYNAETGRVYVLNNPNVQFLLDNNEQFLQPLRKRGMKVILGILGNHDAAGVAQLSDMGCREFAKELAAYCNAYNLDGVGFDDEYSNSPDLSNPWFAPWSSAAASRLLYETKKAMPDKTVMVYYLGGINSRMPSVDGVEPGMFVDYAVADYGGTAAPMQGMTVKQCSGMSIELNRGSGDSSEGTARSKKEAGYGYYMFFALGHTNSLVSDFSDYRFQVSRCQSVARGLYDEELLMPEYYYKKNDATRYKLP
- a CDS encoding BACON domain-containing protein — protein: MACALSACSDDDTADDLSRATISITPDAIPAGPDGTTTQVTVTSSGDWRLAGVCDWVHPSAEAGKSGDVVTFTIDPNTSEESREAAFKFFTGSAVAPLKIVSEAGYSLTLLSEENMTVEALSTDIQVKLHTNIPELAVAFSDGGGDWVTYVGRNDVFGNTVLKFTVAKNPDYDDRSTVVTVSGMGQSVDIPLTQNRIYAINIEDTAFEFDLAERSFSVDVNANVDYKVMISDDWITQVPETRGLETKTLTFHLGAATTSRGGKITIEGAGITKELSVIQKDPNATLISFVDKDFVKWLQQQGWIVALGSTSGIITEKGLAATELSYNPSYYGTQWTSLEGIENFTNLEKINVMSNDLSEIDLSGLTKVKELNCTKNYGLALINLGDNPIESLSPLGTDYADVEKFTMIGNKLLSLDLTVASYYVWYDGITSIDVSGCPALQTLKCDRGEKVKSLYLKKGQDIPHLTKNAATEIVYVD